In Chitinophaga oryzae, the sequence AATACCCTGAACAACTGCCATACGTAAAACCCTGGAAAACGACACGCCTGTTGTGGAACACCTTTAATTTCGGTTCCGCTAACACCATTTCGGAAGACCAGTTCAAAATAGACGTTGGCGCCTATAACTACCTGCTGGGTAAAGGTTATGGCGAAATAGCAGCAGAAAGCCGCTCCCAGCATAAGAGCCAGGGCTTCGGCGTACCCGCCGGCAGAGGCTCCAGCATGGAATATTTCATGACCATCAAGGGAGATGCCCCCCGTCAACAGTTGCTTGACTGCGTTAATACCTCCTGGTCGCGCGTTGCCGGGGGCGAAGCCATCGGCGCTATGGTAGATAAGGCCATCCGTGATTATAACCTGGAAGATCCCGCCGCCTCCGTGCCGGTGCTGCTCAGTATCCGCAAAGCCATCCAGGCGCTGCCGGAAGGCTACTGGCGCAACCTGAAGCTGAAAGAAACAGAACAACTGATTTACGCCTGTGCCGGATTATGGGCGGAAGCTTACAGCGCCACGCCCACCGTAGTGCCGGGATACAATATGGAAGCCACGGTACAGCTGATCAACCGCGGACATTTCCCGGTACAGCTCCGTAAAATAGACCTGCCCGGTAAACCGGATGCCGCCGGCGCCAGGGAGCTTTCTTACAACAAATTCAACAGCATTTCCCAGTCACTGACCGTTCCTGCTGACGCAAAAATCTCACAGCCCTACTGGCTGGCAGAAAACCATCCGCTGGGCACTTATGCCATCCCCGACCCGCAGCAGGTAGGCAACCCGGAAAATACGCAGCCGCTAACAGCACGTATTTACCTGCAAATAGGCGGACAGGAATTCCTGATAGAACGTCCCCTGCAATATAAATACACCGATCCCGTAAAAGGGGAGCTGTATGAACCGCTGGTGATAACGCCGCCGGTGGTAGCCAACCTGAACAACCAGGTGTACATCTTCACCAACAACCAGCCGCAAACTGTACCGGTGAAACTCGCCGCTTCCGCCGACGGCGTTACCGGTAATGTGCGCCTGCGGCTGCCCTCCGGCTTTGCCGTGAAAGAAGGCAACCAGACGTTCCGGCTGGAAAGGAAAGGCGACGAGCAGGAACTGCGTTTTACCATTCACCCGGTGGCAGCAGCTACCACCAACCACGTAGATACATTCACGGTAGTGGTTAGCTGTAACGGTAAGGAATACACGCAAAGCATCCAGCATATCCGCTACGATCATATTCCACTGATCACCCTGTTCCCCGAGGCTTCCGCGAGACTGGTGACAGTAGACCTGAAGCACAACGGCAACAAACTGGGGTACATTCCCGGCGCCGGCGATCTGGTGGCAGCTTCGCTCCGTCAGGTGGGCTATGATGTAACAGAACTGGGCGAAAAGGAAATTATGGGCAACCAGCTGTCGCAATACGACGCTATTATCGTAGGTGTGAGAGCGTACAACACCAACCCCCGCATGAAGTACTGGCAAAGCCAGCTGATGGACTATGTTCACCAGGGAGGCACCCTGCTGGTACAGTATAATGTGAACAATCCGCTGGTGACGACAAACCTGGGACCATTTCCGTTTAGCCTTTCCCGTGACCGCGTGACAGACGAAAACGCGGCGGTGACCTTTCTGCGTCCTGACAACGCGGTGATGCATTATCCCAATAAGATCACCAGCGAGGATTTCAGCGGCTGGGTACAGGAGAGAGGTTTATATTTCCCCACAAACATTGACAAAGCATACGAGAAATTATTTGCGATGAACGATAAAGGCGAATCGCCGATGGACGGCTCCACAATTGTGGCGCAGTATGGCAAAGGCAGGTATGTATACACCGGGCTGGCGTTTTTCCGCGAGCTGCCTGCCGGCGTGCCGGGCGCTTATCGTTTGTTCGTGAACCTCATTTCTGTGAAACACTAAACTAATGGCTGGTAAACACGAACAGAACCGCCCCCGGATGAGAATAGCAGCGATCCTCTGTATCCTGCTGGGGCTGTTCATTGGATTTGGAATAAAAAGGGTCCACGTTGGACTGTTGATTGGCATCGGCCTGGGATTGCTGACCGGCAGCCTGTGGTCCAGGAGCTCAGACAAGTGATTCTTTTTAAAATTTTAAACCTTTAAAATTCT encodes:
- a CDS encoding PIG-L family deacetylase, yielding MFLKIRTALALLIALTAGVPAMAQPSPVWNAADIKLQLKKLDTLGSVLYLAAHPDDENTRLLAYLAKEKLYRTGYLSLTRGDGGQNLVGNEQSELLGLIRTQELLAARRTDGAEQFFTRAQDFGFSKNPAETFTIWDKKKILGDVVWMIRKFQPDVIICRFPADSRAGHGHHTASAMLAAEAFAAAADPKQYPEQLPYVKPWKTTRLLWNTFNFGSANTISEDQFKIDVGAYNYLLGKGYGEIAAESRSQHKSQGFGVPAGRGSSMEYFMTIKGDAPRQQLLDCVNTSWSRVAGGEAIGAMVDKAIRDYNLEDPAASVPVLLSIRKAIQALPEGYWRNLKLKETEQLIYACAGLWAEAYSATPTVVPGYNMEATVQLINRGHFPVQLRKIDLPGKPDAAGARELSYNKFNSISQSLTVPADAKISQPYWLAENHPLGTYAIPDPQQVGNPENTQPLTARIYLQIGGQEFLIERPLQYKYTDPVKGELYEPLVITPPVVANLNNQVYIFTNNQPQTVPVKLAASADGVTGNVRLRLPSGFAVKEGNQTFRLERKGDEQELRFTIHPVAAATTNHVDTFTVVVSCNGKEYTQSIQHIRYDHIPLITLFPEASARLVTVDLKHNGNKLGYIPGAGDLVAASLRQVGYDVTELGEKEIMGNQLSQYDAIIVGVRAYNTNPRMKYWQSQLMDYVHQGGTLLVQYNVNNPLVTTNLGPFPFSLSRDRVTDENAAVTFLRPDNAVMHYPNKITSEDFSGWVQERGLYFPTNIDKAYEKLFAMNDKGESPMDGSTIVAQYGKGRYVYTGLAFFRELPAGVPGAYRLFVNLISVKH